In the Muricauda sp. MAR_2010_75 genome, one interval contains:
- the asnB gene encoding asparagine synthase B: MCGIVCAFDVKESTEVLRPQLLEMSKKVRHRGPDWSGIYSDDKAILAHERLAIVDPASGKQPLFSADGKLVLAANGEIYNHQELRKQFDGKYEFKTQSDCEVILALYQEKGPEFVDEMNGIFGFAIYDSEKDEYFIARDHMGIIPLYIGWDKNGTFYVASELKALEGTCSKIELFPPGHYLHSSTGEFVRWYQRDWMEYDAVKENETSIQAIKDALEAAVHRQLMSDVPYGVLLSGGLDSSVTSAIAKRYSQKRIESGDTVDAWWPQLHSFSVGLEGSPDLAAAQKVADHIGTVHHEIKFTIQEGLDAIKDVIYNLETYDITTVRASTPMYLMARVIKSMGIKMVLSGEGADELFGGYLYFHKAPSPKDFHEETVRKLSKLHMYDCLRANKSLAAWGIEGRVPFLDKEFMDVAMSINPKDKMINGERMEKWVVRKAFESYLPESVAWRQKEQFSDGVGYSWIDTLKAVVAEEITDEQLENAHFKFPIQTPTSKEEYYYRSIFESHFPSDAAALSVPQEPSVACSTKIALEWDEAFKNMNDPSGRAVAKVHSDAYVK, translated from the coding sequence ATGTGTGGAATTGTATGCGCGTTTGATGTGAAGGAAAGCACGGAAGTGTTACGCCCCCAATTATTGGAGATGTCCAAGAAGGTTAGGCACAGAGGTCCAGATTGGAGCGGTATTTATTCGGACGACAAGGCCATTTTGGCCCATGAAAGATTGGCTATTGTAGATCCAGCATCAGGAAAGCAACCTTTGTTCAGTGCCGATGGCAAGTTGGTATTGGCCGCAAATGGCGAAATATATAATCATCAAGAACTCAGAAAACAGTTTGATGGGAAATACGAGTTCAAAACACAATCCGACTGTGAGGTGATTTTGGCGCTCTACCAGGAAAAAGGACCTGAGTTTGTGGATGAAATGAACGGCATTTTTGGATTTGCCATCTACGATAGTGAAAAAGACGAATATTTTATTGCCCGTGACCACATGGGCATTATCCCCCTATATATTGGTTGGGACAAAAACGGAACGTTTTATGTGGCTTCCGAGTTGAAAGCTTTGGAGGGTACTTGTTCCAAAATTGAATTGTTCCCTCCCGGACATTATTTACACAGCTCCACCGGTGAGTTTGTAAGATGGTACCAGCGCGATTGGATGGAGTATGATGCCGTAAAAGAGAACGAAACCAGTATTCAGGCCATCAAAGATGCCTTGGAAGCTGCGGTGCACCGTCAATTGATGTCCGACGTACCTTACGGAGTATTGTTGTCCGGTGGTTTGGATTCTTCCGTAACCTCCGCCATTGCAAAAAGATATTCGCAAAAACGAATTGAATCTGGCGATACCGTTGATGCATGGTGGCCACAGTTACATTCGTTTTCAGTTGGACTGGAAGGTTCTCCGGATTTGGCTGCGGCACAAAAAGTGGCGGACCACATCGGTACGGTGCACCATGAGATAAAATTTACCATCCAAGAAGGTCTGGATGCCATCAAAGATGTCATCTACAACTTGGAAACCTATGATATCACCACTGTGAGAGCATCCACTCCAATGTACTTAATGGCGAGGGTCATTAAATCCATGGGGATTAAAATGGTACTTTCCGGAGAAGGAGCTGATGAGCTATTTGGGGGATATCTGTACTTCCACAAGGCACCGAGTCCAAAAGACTTCCATGAAGAGACGGTGCGAAAACTGAGCAAGTTGCACATGTACGATTGTCTTCGTGCCAACAAATCTTTGGCCGCTTGGGGAATTGAAGGTCGTGTTCCATTCTTGGACAAAGAGTTTATGGACGTGGCCATGAGCATCAACCCAAAAGACAAGATGATCAACGGGGAACGTATGGAAAAGTGGGTGGTACGAAAGGCTTTTGAGTCCTATTTGCCCGAAAGTGTTGCTTGGAGACAAAAAGAACAGTTTTCGGATGGGGTGGGATATAGCTGGATAGATACCTTAAAAGCTGTAGTGGCCGAGGAAATTACCGATGAGCAATTGGAAAACGCACATTTTAAATTCCCAATTCAGACCCCTACCTCTAAAGAAGAGTATTACTACCGTTCCATTTTTGAAAGTCATTTTCCATCCGATGCTGCTGCACTGAGCGTTCCACAGGAGCCTTCCGTAGCGTGCAGTACCAAAATAGCTTTGGAGTGGGATGAAGCGTTTAAAAACATGAACGACCCATCAGGAAGGGCGGTGGCCAAGGTTCACTCTGATGCCTACGTAAAATAA
- the gyrB gene encoding DNA topoisomerase (ATP-hydrolyzing) subunit B, with protein MSEEANKKMYSADSIQALEGMEHVRMRPSMYIGDVGVRGLHHLVYEVVDNSIDEAMGGHCDSIQVIINEDNSITTKDNGRGIPVDLHKKEGVSALEVVMTKIGAGGKFDKDSYKVSGGLHGVGVSVVNALSVHLKATVYRDGKIWEQEYERGKTLYPVKSVGESKETGTVVTFKPDDTIFTQTIEYSYETLSNRMRELSYLNKGVTITLTDKRHKDDKGEFISETFHSEEGLKEFIRFLDGNREPLIQSVIAMEGEKNGIPVEVAMVYNTGYTENLHSYVNNINTHEGGTHLSGFRRGLTTTLKKYADNSGMLDKLKFEIAGDDFREGLTAIVSVKVAEPQFEGQTKTKLGNREVTSAVSQAVSEMLTDYLEEHPEDAKQIVEKVKLAAQARHAAAKAREMVQRKNPMSVGGLPGKLSDCSEQDPTKCEVFLVEGDSAGGTAKQGRDRNFQAILPLRGKILNVEKAMQHKVFENEEIKNIYTALGVTIGTEEDSKALNLDKLRYHKVVIMCDADVDGSHIETLILTFFFRYMRELIEGGHVYIATPPLYLVKKGAKKRYAWNDKERDAIMAEMNGGASIQRYKGLGEMNAEQLWDTTMNPEFRTLRQVSIDNATESDRIFSMLMGDEVPPRREFIEKNAVYANIDV; from the coding sequence ATGAGCGAAGAAGCGAATAAAAAAATGTACTCAGCGGACAGTATCCAGGCCCTTGAAGGTATGGAACACGTGCGTATGAGGCCTTCCATGTACATTGGCGATGTTGGGGTACGTGGACTTCACCATTTGGTATATGAAGTCGTTGATAACTCCATTGATGAAGCCATGGGAGGGCACTGTGACTCCATTCAGGTAATCATCAATGAGGACAATTCCATTACTACAAAAGATAATGGACGGGGTATCCCTGTTGACCTTCACAAAAAAGAGGGTGTTTCCGCTCTTGAGGTTGTAATGACCAAAATTGGGGCAGGAGGTAAATTTGATAAAGACTCTTATAAAGTTTCCGGGGGGCTTCATGGTGTAGGGGTCTCCGTGGTCAACGCGCTTTCTGTCCATTTAAAAGCAACTGTTTATAGGGATGGAAAGATTTGGGAACAGGAATATGAAAGGGGCAAGACCCTTTACCCGGTAAAAAGTGTTGGGGAAAGCAAGGAGACCGGTACGGTGGTCACCTTCAAGCCGGACGACACCATCTTTACCCAAACCATTGAATATAGTTATGAAACCTTGTCCAACAGGATGCGTGAGCTGTCCTATTTGAACAAAGGTGTCACCATAACCCTTACCGATAAGCGTCATAAGGACGATAAAGGAGAGTTTATTTCTGAAACCTTTCATTCAGAAGAGGGCCTTAAAGAATTCATCCGATTTTTGGATGGAAACCGTGAGCCATTGATTCAAAGTGTCATTGCTATGGAAGGCGAGAAAAATGGCATTCCTGTTGAAGTGGCCATGGTCTACAATACCGGATATACCGAAAACCTCCATTCCTATGTGAACAATATCAACACCCATGAAGGTGGGACACATCTCTCTGGCTTTAGAAGAGGATTGACCACTACCTTGAAAAAATATGCCGACAACTCTGGTATGTTGGACAAGTTGAAGTTTGAAATTGCAGGGGATGATTTTAGGGAAGGACTTACGGCTATTGTGTCCGTCAAAGTCGCAGAACCCCAATTTGAAGGTCAGACCAAGACCAAACTCGGGAACCGTGAGGTGACCAGTGCGGTGAGCCAGGCAGTATCAGAAATGTTGACCGATTACTTGGAAGAGCATCCAGAGGACGCCAAGCAAATCGTTGAAAAAGTAAAATTGGCCGCTCAGGCCAGACATGCCGCTGCCAAGGCTCGCGAAATGGTTCAGCGTAAAAACCCAATGAGCGTTGGGGGATTGCCCGGGAAATTATCAGATTGCTCCGAACAAGATCCAACCAAATGTGAAGTGTTCTTGGTTGAGGGGGATTCTGCGGGTGGTACCGCAAAGCAAGGCCGCGATAGAAACTTTCAGGCGATTTTGCCACTTCGGGGTAAAATTTTGAATGTGGAAAAAGCCATGCAGCATAAAGTTTTTGAAAACGAGGAAATCAAGAACATTTATACCGCATTGGGTGTGACCATCGGTACCGAAGAGGACAGCAAGGCCTTGAATTTGGACAAGTTGCGTTACCATAAAGTCGTGATTATGTGTGATGCCGATGTTGATGGTAGCCACATTGAAACTTTGATCCTTACCTTCTTTTTCCGTTATATGAGGGAGTTGATAGAGGGAGGTCACGTGTATATCGCCACTCCACCCTTGTATTTGGTTAAGAAAGGGGCAAAGAAACGATATGCATGGAATGATAAGGAACGTGATGCTATTATGGCAGAGATGAATGGAGGGGCAAGTATCCAACGTTACAAAGGTCTCGGTGAGATGAATGCGGAACAATTGTGGGATACCACGATGAACCCGGAATTTAGGACTTTGCGCCAAGTTAGCATAGACAATGCTACGGAATCTGACCGAATCTTCTCCATGTTAATGGGAGATGAAGTGCCACCAAGACGTGAATTTATAGAGAAAAATGCCGTCTATGCCAACATAGATGTATAG
- the secDF gene encoding protein translocase subunit SecDF encodes MQNKGLIRLFAILFGLVSIYQLSFTFITSKLEKDAEAYAVSQISEAEEDYVAKREALEASYLDSISDNSVLGFTSYEDAKTKELNKGLDLKGGINVTLQISVKDILKGLANNTKNPVFNKALADADNASKSSDATYLELFFEAFDNIKGDTKLASPDIFANKGLSDDINFQMTDDEVKPVIRRKIDESIVSAFEVLRERIDGFGVTQPNIQREGNSGRILVELPGARDIARAQELLSSTAQLEFWETYTQGNQSLGTFFVNANERLKEILEPVESNQDELSKPESEIDSLLSDVAQDSLDMAPQTNPLLGKLIPADPGSHAIARAMVTDTAEIGGYLRMPEIKRLLPNDVQFTKFLWERPSQDSEVVELYALKSNRDGTPRISGDVVSDAQDTFDQFNKPSVNMTMNTRGAKEWEELTGDAYNNQTGIAIVLDNKVYTAPGVSSGPISGGRSEITGTFTVNETKDIANVLRAGKLPASAEIIQSEVVGPSLGQEAIDSGFMSFVIAMLFVLVWMIFYYGKAGIFADIALVFNILLIFGVLTSLGAVLTLPGIAGIVLTIGMSVDANVLIFERVKEELARGKGKAQAIADGFGNALSSILDANITTGLTAIILFIFGSGPIKGFATTLLIGIVTSLFTAIFVTRLMVDAYSAKKGRRLDFSTGITKNLFSKMNIDFLVKRRIAYVVSGILVAVSIFSLVTTGLNQGVDFIGGRSYQIRFEKAVSPSEIATELNEVFGSGTNVKTFGDANQIKVTTPYKVDEEGIEVDTEIQNKLYTSLQKYLPDGTSFDDFTVGASEKSIGILQSVKVGPTIADDIKKNAFLAILGSLAVVFLYILLRFRKWQFSLGAVVAVFHDVMVVLGIFSLTGSIMPFNMEIDQAFIAAILTVIGYSLNDTVVVFDRIREIVGLKGWKAGENINEALNSTLSRTLNTSLTTLIVLLAIFVFGGESLRGFMFAMIVGVIVGTYSSVFIATPVMFDSLKKKVAPADKA; translated from the coding sequence ATGCAAAATAAAGGACTAATAAGGCTTTTCGCTATCCTTTTTGGCTTGGTGAGTATCTATCAGCTATCCTTTACTTTCATAACAAGTAAGTTGGAAAAGGATGCTGAGGCTTACGCAGTTAGCCAAATTTCGGAGGCAGAGGAAGATTATGTGGCTAAGCGTGAAGCTTTAGAGGCATCGTATTTAGATTCCATCAGCGATAATTCCGTTTTAGGTTTTACCAGCTATGAAGATGCCAAGACAAAAGAGTTGAACAAAGGTCTTGACCTTAAAGGGGGAATCAATGTTACCCTACAGATTTCCGTAAAGGATATTTTAAAAGGATTGGCCAACAATACCAAAAACCCCGTTTTCAACAAAGCATTGGCAGATGCCGATAATGCCTCCAAAAGTAGTGATGCTACCTATTTGGAGCTGTTCTTTGAAGCGTTTGACAATATTAAAGGAGATACCAAATTGGCTTCTCCCGATATCTTTGCCAACAAAGGATTGAGTGATGACATCAATTTTCAAATGACGGATGATGAGGTTAAACCCGTCATCAGAAGAAAGATTGATGAATCCATTGTTTCTGCATTTGAGGTACTTCGTGAACGTATTGATGGTTTTGGGGTGACCCAGCCCAACATTCAGCGAGAAGGAAATTCTGGTCGTATTTTGGTAGAGCTTCCAGGCGCAAGGGATATTGCCAGAGCTCAGGAATTGTTGTCCAGCACCGCCCAATTGGAATTTTGGGAAACCTATACCCAAGGCAACCAAAGCTTGGGAACGTTTTTTGTAAACGCCAATGAAAGGTTGAAAGAAATTTTGGAACCAGTCGAGTCTAATCAAGATGAGCTTTCCAAACCAGAATCTGAAATAGATTCCTTGTTATCTGATGTAGCACAGGATTCTTTGGATATGGCTCCCCAGACCAATCCATTGTTGGGAAAATTGATTCCAGCAGACCCCGGAAGTCACGCCATTGCCCGGGCGATGGTGACCGATACGGCTGAAATTGGCGGGTATTTAAGAATGCCCGAGATTAAGCGGTTGTTGCCCAATGATGTACAGTTCACCAAATTTTTATGGGAAAGGCCTTCTCAAGATTCTGAAGTTGTTGAATTGTATGCCCTAAAATCCAATAGGGATGGAACTCCACGAATCAGTGGTGATGTAGTTTCCGATGCACAGGACACTTTTGATCAGTTCAACAAACCGTCGGTGAATATGACCATGAACACCCGTGGTGCCAAAGAATGGGAGGAACTGACAGGGGATGCCTACAACAACCAGACCGGTATTGCCATTGTATTGGACAACAAAGTATACACTGCACCTGGGGTTTCTTCAGGTCCAATTTCAGGTGGACGTTCCGAAATTACGGGAACCTTTACCGTAAACGAAACCAAAGATATTGCCAATGTATTGCGCGCTGGTAAATTACCGGCATCTGCAGAAATCATTCAATCTGAAGTAGTGGGACCATCTTTGGGTCAAGAGGCTATTGACAGTGGGTTTATGTCCTTCGTCATTGCCATGCTATTTGTATTGGTATGGATGATCTTCTACTACGGTAAGGCCGGTATTTTTGCCGATATTGCCTTGGTGTTCAACATCCTGTTGATTTTTGGAGTGTTGACCAGTTTGGGAGCGGTATTGACACTTCCCGGTATTGCCGGTATCGTTTTGACCATAGGAATGTCGGTGGATGCCAACGTACTTATTTTTGAACGAGTAAAAGAAGAATTGGCTCGTGGTAAAGGAAAGGCACAAGCCATTGCCGATGGTTTTGGTAACGCTTTGTCTTCCATCTTGGATGCCAACATTACCACAGGTTTGACCGCGATTATACTGTTCATCTTTGGTTCTGGCCCCATTAAAGGATTTGCCACAACCTTATTGATTGGTATCGTGACATCGCTGTTCACAGCTATTTTTGTGACCCGTTTAATGGTCGATGCGTACTCAGCCAAAAAAGGCAGACGATTGGATTTCTCTACTGGAATCACTAAAAACTTGTTCAGTAAAATGAACATTGATTTCTTGGTGAAGCGTAGGATTGCTTATGTGGTTTCTGGAATTTTAGTGGCTGTAAGTATTTTTTCTTTGGTTACGACTGGTCTTAATCAAGGAGTGGATTTTATCGGAGGACGTTCGTACCAAATTCGTTTTGAGAAAGCGGTGAGCCCTTCTGAAATTGCCACGGAGCTGAACGAGGTATTTGGTAGTGGTACCAATGTAAAAACGTTTGGTGATGCCAATCAGATAAAAGTGACTACACCTTATAAAGTGGATGAAGAAGGTATTGAAGTCGATACCGAAATTCAAAACAAACTTTATACATCACTGCAAAAATATTTGCCAGATGGCACCTCTTTTGATGATTTCACCGTAGGAGCCTCTGAAAAATCAATAGGAATATTGCAATCGGTAAAGGTTGGACCAACCATTGCCGATGACATTAAAAAGAACGCCTTTTTGGCCATTTTGGGGTCTTTGGCGGTTGTGTTCCTTTATATCTTATTGCGATTTAGAAAATGGCAGTTCTCTTTGGGGGCCGTTGTTGCGGTTTTCCACGATGTAATGGTAGTTTTGGGAATTTTCTCCCTTACCGGAAGCATCATGCCATTTAATATGGAGATTGACCAAGCTTTTATTGCGGCAATCCTTACGGTAATTGGGTATTCCTTGAACGATACCGTAGTGGTGTTTGACCGTATTCGCGAGATTGTTGGACTGAAAGGTTGGAAGGCCGGTGAAAATATCAATGAAGCCTTGAACAGCACCTTGAGCCGTACGTTGAATACGTCATTGACCACTTTGATCGTACTGTTGGCCATCTTCGTATTCGGAGGTGAAAGCTTAAGAGGATTTATGTTCGCTATGATCGTAGGTGTTATTGTGGGTACCTATTCTTCGGTATTCATTGCAACGCCCGTCATGTTCGATTCATTAAAAAAGAAAGTTGCTCCTGCTGATAAAGCATAG
- a CDS encoding amidohydrolase: protein MKKLLLFCSVLFFFACTSKEEVDLIVYNANIYTVDKDFSKASCVAIKDGKFVAVAETADIYKKYTALEELDAEGKTIVPGLMDAHCHFYGLGLNQQVVDLVGTTSFEEILEKVVAFQKERPSNFIMGSGWDQNDWEVKEFPTKEKLDELFPDIPVALERIDGHALIVNQKALDLAEITAETEVEGGEIVKRDGKITGVLVDNPMGLIYAVMPQSSRETQIQALKDAEKMCLDYGLTTVNDAGLDRKTIELIDSLQQSGELSIRVYAMVSNSPDNLDYFLSKGIIKTDQLNVRSVKVYGDGALGSRGAALRAPYADQPGHYGAMVTPVDQIGALAERIAASDYQMNTHAIGDSANIVVLRAYQKALEGKEDRRWKVEHAQVIPQSDFDYFENGIIPSVQPTHATSDMYWAEDRLGPERVKGAYAYKQLLDKAGLVALGTDFPVEQVSPFLTFYAAVARQDLENYPEGGYQMENALSREETLKGMTIWAAYSNFEENEKGSIEPGKFADFVILSDDIMTMPIDSVPNLKAEQVFVGGVSMK, encoded by the coding sequence ATGAAAAAGTTGCTTCTTTTTTGTTCCGTTTTGTTCTTTTTTGCTTGTACTTCCAAGGAAGAAGTGGACCTTATCGTTTACAATGCCAATATCTATACAGTTGATAAAGACTTTTCCAAGGCCAGTTGTGTGGCCATAAAAGATGGAAAGTTCGTGGCGGTTGCCGAAACTGCGGACATCTATAAAAAGTACACCGCCTTAGAAGAACTGGATGCCGAAGGCAAGACCATTGTACCCGGCTTAATGGATGCCCACTGTCATTTCTATGGATTGGGGTTGAACCAACAGGTTGTGGATTTGGTGGGGACTACCAGTTTTGAGGAGATTTTGGAGAAAGTGGTGGCTTTTCAAAAAGAGCGCCCTTCCAATTTTATCATGGGTAGTGGTTGGGATCAAAATGATTGGGAAGTGAAGGAATTTCCAACCAAGGAAAAGTTGGATGAGCTTTTTCCAGATATCCCGGTTGCCTTGGAGCGTATTGATGGCCATGCCCTAATTGTGAACCAAAAGGCATTGGACTTAGCAGAAATTACTGCTGAAACAGAGGTCGAAGGTGGTGAAATTGTTAAAAGAGACGGTAAAATAACGGGTGTATTGGTAGACAATCCTATGGGACTGATCTATGCCGTGATGCCACAATCCAGCAGGGAAACCCAGATTCAGGCCCTAAAAGATGCTGAAAAAATGTGCTTGGATTATGGCTTGACCACTGTAAATGATGCCGGTCTGGACAGGAAAACCATCGAACTGATTGACAGTCTTCAACAGTCGGGCGAATTGTCTATCCGTGTCTATGCCATGGTGAGCAATTCCCCGGATAATCTTGATTATTTTCTCAGTAAGGGAATAATCAAAACGGACCAATTGAATGTCCGCTCGGTAAAAGTATATGGCGATGGTGCTCTAGGTTCTAGGGGAGCTGCATTGCGTGCACCATATGCTGACCAACCAGGGCATTATGGTGCCATGGTCACCCCTGTAGACCAAATTGGAGCTTTGGCGGAACGGATTGCAGCTTCAGACTATCAAATGAACACCCATGCCATTGGTGATTCTGCCAATATTGTGGTATTACGCGCCTATCAAAAAGCCTTGGAAGGCAAGGAAGACCGTCGTTGGAAAGTGGAACATGCACAGGTCATTCCACAATCGGACTTTGATTATTTTGAAAATGGGATAATCCCTTCCGTGCAGCCTACCCATGCCACCAGTGATATGTACTGGGCCGAGGACCGTTTGGGGCCAGAACGTGTCAAAGGTGCCTATGCGTACAAACAATTATTGGACAAAGCAGGACTTGTGGCATTGGGAACCGATTTTCCGGTGGAGCAAGTCAGTCCATTTTTAACATTTTACGCAGCCGTGGCACGTCAAGATTTGGAGAACTATCCCGAAGGCGGGTACCAAATGGAGAATGCACTGTCCCGAGAGGAAACTTTAAAGGGAATGACCATTTGGGCGGCGTACTCCAATTTTGAAGAAAATGAGAAAGGAAGTATCGAGCCCGGGAAATTTGCAGACTTTGTCATTTTAAGCGATGACATCATGACCATGCCCATTGATAGCGTTCCCAACCTAAAAGCGGAGCAGGTTTTTGTGGGGGGTGTTTCCATGAAATAA
- the mdh gene encoding malate dehydrogenase — translation MKVTVVGAGAVGASCAEYIAIKDFAAEVVLLDIKEGYAEGKAMDLMQTASLNGFDTKITGSTNDYSKTANSDIAVITSGIPRKPGMTREELIGINAGIVKTVATNLLEHSPNATIIVVSNPMDTMTYLVHKATGLPKNKIIGMGGALDSARFKYRLAEALGAPISDVDGMVIGGHSDTGMVPLIAHATRNSIKVSEFLSEEKMQWVVEETKVGGATLTKLLGTSAWYAPGAAVSGLVQAIACDQKKMFPCSTFLEGEYDLDDICIGVPVILGKNGIEKIVEIELTDAEKAKMQESAAGVKKTNGLLDV, via the coding sequence ATGAAAGTTACCGTAGTTGGAGCAGGCGCAGTGGGAGCAAGCTGTGCAGAGTATATAGCGATAAAGGATTTTGCAGCAGAAGTTGTTTTGTTGGATATTAAGGAAGGATATGCCGAAGGAAAGGCCATGGATTTGATGCAAACCGCATCCCTGAATGGTTTTGATACCAAGATCACCGGAAGCACCAATGATTATTCCAAAACAGCCAATAGCGATATTGCGGTAATTACCTCGGGGATTCCACGTAAACCGGGAATGACCCGTGAGGAACTTATAGGGATCAATGCAGGAATTGTAAAAACCGTGGCCACCAATCTTTTGGAACATTCTCCGAATGCAACGATCATTGTGGTGAGTAACCCAATGGACACCATGACCTATTTGGTGCACAAGGCCACTGGTTTGCCAAAGAACAAGATTATAGGAATGGGCGGTGCTTTGGACAGTGCCCGTTTTAAATACAGATTGGCCGAAGCCTTGGGCGCGCCCATCTCTGATGTGGACGGAATGGTAATCGGAGGACACAGCGATACGGGAATGGTGCCATTGATTGCCCATGCCACCAGAAATAGCATAAAAGTATCAGAGTTCCTTTCCGAAGAAAAAATGCAATGGGTAGTGGAAGAAACCAAAGTAGGGGGTGCCACCTTGACCAAATTGTTGGGCACCAGTGCTTGGTACGCTCCCGGAGCCGCAGTTTCAGGCTTGGTGCAGGCCATTGCGTGCGACCAAAAGAAGATGTTCCCATGTTCCACATTCTTGGAAGGAGAGTACGACCTTGACGATATCTGTATCGGGGTGCCCGTAATTTTGGGTAAAAATGGTATTGAAAAAATCGTTGAAATTGAACTGACCGATGCCGAAAAGGCAAAAATGCAGGAAAGTGCTGCCGGCGTTAAAAAGACCAATGGTCTGCTAGACGTTTAA
- a CDS encoding DUF2911 domain-containing protein produces MKNVLLFTFLTLAMVFTTEATAQKFSGLDKSPADIAYYPSSSREMDKAARIIYSRPQLKGRSLDELAPKGKVWRTGANEATEITFYKDATVGGQAVKAGTYSLFTIPGDDEWTVILNNNLHQWGAYSYDSAADVARVTAKTSTDDEELEAFSIAFDDNGDMVMGWGTTRATLPMSF; encoded by the coding sequence ATGAAGAATGTACTATTATTTACTTTTTTAACCCTTGCTATGGTTTTCACCACTGAAGCCACAGCACAGAAATTCAGTGGTTTGGACAAAAGTCCAGCAGATATTGCCTATTACCCATCCAGTTCCAGGGAAATGGACAAAGCAGCCCGAATCATCTATAGTCGTCCGCAATTAAAAGGACGTAGCTTGGATGAACTGGCCCCTAAGGGAAAGGTTTGGAGAACCGGAGCCAATGAGGCCACCGAAATCACATTTTACAAAGATGCCACAGTGGGAGGCCAAGCCGTGAAAGCGGGAACATATTCCTTGTTCACCATTCCTGGTGATGATGAATGGACCGTTATCCTGAACAACAATTTGCACCAATGGGGCGCTTATTCCTATGACAGCGCTGCTGATGTTGCAAGGGTAACTGCCAAAACCAGCACCGATGATGAGGAATTGGAAGCGTTTTCAATTGCTTTTGATGACAATGGTGATATGGTCATGGGATGGGGCACCACTAGAGCTACATTACCGATGAGCTTCTAA
- a CDS encoding DUF6588 family protein, translating to MKRILLLVALSIVTVSKAQDLNDLFVAGVNDAERYANSYLAPVSEATIYSISNGWYNTADAKPLGGFEISIVGNMTGFKNKDDKKAFILDPNEYENLDFVDNPGQARPVSTALGDIQGIEVFVEDESGLFREEFELPSGLASENFNFIPSGYIQASVGLVKGLEVKARFLPKIKFDDDAKIGLFGAGIQYDFTKLLPADKVLPVAVSAVIGYTGLSGEYDFTDTGVIAGSDQRIDAKVKTWNFSAVVSTKNIPVINFYGGLGYITGKSDIDLLGTYEANGPFFTETIEDPFTVSKKASGVAATLGTKIKLGFFRLNADYNFSEFSTFTFGINFGFR from the coding sequence ATGAAAAGAATTCTTTTGTTGGTTGCACTCTCAATTGTGACCGTTTCTAAAGCGCAAGATTTGAATGACCTCTTTGTTGCCGGTGTCAATGATGCCGAACGTTATGCCAATTCCTATTTGGCTCCCGTTTCAGAAGCAACAATTTACAGTATCTCCAATGGATGGTACAATACCGCCGATGCCAAGCCGCTGGGCGGCTTTGAAATATCCATTGTGGGAAATATGACAGGGTTTAAGAACAAGGATGACAAAAAGGCCTTTATTTTGGACCCCAATGAGTATGAAAACTTGGATTTTGTGGACAATCCGGGGCAGGCCAGACCAGTGTCAACGGCATTGGGAGATATTCAAGGGATAGAAGTTTTTGTAGAAGATGAAAGCGGACTGTTCCGGGAAGAGTTTGAATTGCCTTCCGGATTGGCTTCCGAGAATTTCAACTTTATCCCATCAGGATATATCCAAGCAAGTGTGGGATTGGTAAAAGGACTGGAGGTAAAAGCCCGTTTTTTACCAAAGATAAAATTTGATGACGATGCCAAAATCGGACTTTTCGGTGCTGGTATCCAATATGATTTTACCAAATTACTTCCCGCCGATAAAGTATTGCCTGTTGCCGTTTCTGCGGTAATTGGATATACAGGACTTTCAGGCGAGTATGATTTTACGGATACTGGAGTGATTGCCGGAAGTGATCAGCGTATTGATGCCAAGGTTAAAACATGGAACTTCAGTGCAGTGGTTTCCACTAAAAATATCCCTGTAATCAATTTTTATGGTGGACTGGGGTATATTACGGGTAAATCGGACATTGATTTGTTGGGAACCTATGAGGCCAACGGACCTTTCTTTACGGAAACCATTGAAGATCCTTTTACGGTATCTAAAAAAGCCAGTGGCGTAGCAGCTACACTGGGTACCAAAATAAAACTGGGCTTCTTTAGGCTCAATGCAGATTACAATTTTTCCGAGTTCAGTACCTTTACCTTTGGTATAAACTTCGGATTCAGATAG